A genomic region of Nitrospinaceae bacterium contains the following coding sequences:
- a CDS encoding cupin domain-containing protein yields MPVYRFDELPDVRHNPTLSTAHGPTIKGERIFFGLRFMEGGTGSEPHHHPSEEFHYIISGRARAEIDGKTDIVGPGGLAHEGARMYLPLGFGPE; encoded by the coding sequence ATGCCTGTTTACCGCTTTGATGAGCTTCCCGATGTTCGCCACAACCCGACGCTTTCCACCGCCCACGGGCCCACCATCAAGGGGGAGCGCATCTTTTTTGGCCTGCGTTTTATGGAAGGGGGCACGGGTTCCGAGCCCCACCACCACCCGAGCGAGGAGTTTCACTACATCATCTCGGGCCGCGCCCGCGCCGAGATTGACGGCAAAACCGACATCGTTGGCCCCGGCGGCCTCGCGCACGAAGGTGCGCGAATGTATTTGCCTTTAGGTTTCGGCCCTGAATGA